A region from the Acomys russatus chromosome 24, mAcoRus1.1, whole genome shotgun sequence genome encodes:
- the LOC127207529 gene encoding olfactory receptor 9G4, which translates to MEVDNRTILTEFILVGFSADPQWQLILFGIFLTIYLLTLSGNMILVVLIRIDSRLHTPMYFFIGNLSFLDFWYTSVYTPKILATCVSEDKRISLAGCGAQLFFSCVVAYTECYLLAAMAYDRHAAICSPLLYSSVMSTSLCTGLVSGCYIGGFLNAIAHTANTFRLTFCGKNVIDHFFCDAPPLVKMSCTDTRVYEKVLLGVVGFTVLSSILAILVSYFNILLAILRIRSASGRRKAFSTCASHLVSVMLFYGSLLFMYSRPSSTYSLEKDKVAALFYTVVNPLLNPLIYSLRNKDVKDAFWKATQIIRPHT; encoded by the coding sequence ATGGAGGTGGACAATCGCACCATCCTGACTGAATTCATCCTCGTGGGCTTCTCAGCAGACCCCCAATGGCAGCTGATTCTATTTGGAATATTTCTAACCATCTACTTGTTGACCTTGTCAGGGAACATGATACTGGTTGTCTTAATTCGTATAGATTCGAGACTACATACACCTATGTATTTTTTCATCGGCAATCTGTCATTTTTGGATTTCTGGTATACTTCTGTATATACCCCCAAAATATTGGCCACTTGTGTCTCAGAAGACAAACGTATTTCCTTGGCTGGCTGTGGGGCTCAGCTGTTCTTCTCCTGTGTTGTGGCCTACACTGAGTGCTACCTGCTCGCAGCCATGGCTTATGACCGACATGCTGCTATTTGTAGCCCCTTGCTGTATTCAAGCGTCATGTCCACATCTCTCTGTACTGGGCTAGTGTCTGGCTGTTACATAGGAGGGTTTTTGAATGCCATAGCTCATACTGCAAACACCTTCCGGCTAACTTTCTGTGGTAAAAATGTTATTGATCACTTTTTCTGTGATGCACCACCATTGGTAAAAATGTCCTGTACAGACACCCGTGTCTATGAAAAAGTCCTCCTGGGTGTGGTGGGCTTCACTGTGCTCTCCAGCATCCTTGCCATCCTGGTTTCTTACTTCAACATCCTTCTGGCTATCTTGAGGATCCGCTCAGCCTCAGGAAGACGTAAGGCATTCTCCACCTGTGCCTCTCACCTGGTCTCTGTCATGCTCTTCTACGGCTCCTTGCTCTTCATGTATTCAAGGCCTAGTTCAACCTATTCTCTAGAAAAGGATAAAGTGGCCGCCCTCTTCTACACTGTAGTCAACCCATTGCTCAACCCTCTTATCTATAGTCTGAGAAACAAAGATGTCAAAGATGCCTTCTGGAAAGCAACACAGATAATAAGACCACACACATGA